CCTCATATGAAAGCGGTCAAATCACTGGGGCCAGGCCAGGTAGGCTACCTCGTCAGCGGCGCGAAAGAACTTGATAACGTGCACGTAGGCGACACGATCGCCAATCCGCGGAATCTTCCCGAAGCACCGCTGCCCGGTTATCAGAAACCGCAACAGATGGTGTTCTGCGGCATGTACCCGATTGAAGCGACCGACTTCGAAAAGCTGCGGGACGAATTATCAAAACTGAGCCTGAATGACGCCAGTTTCAGCTTCGTCCCGGAAACCAGTGATGCGCTGGGTTTCGGCTTCCGCTGTGGCTTCCTGGGCATGCTGCATATGGAAATCATTCAGCAGCGACTGGAGCAGGAATTCAATATCGACCTGTTGCAGACCGCGCCGAACGTGACCTATCAAATCCTGGAACAGAACGGCAATATTGTGCTGATCGATAATCCGCAGGATGTTCCCGATGCCAGCCGCATCAAAGAATTCCGTGAACCGGTTGTGCTGGTTACATTTATTCTGCCAGCTGAAAACATCGGCACGATGATGCAGCTGTGTGCGGATCGACGTGGCATCTATAAAAACACAGAGTACCTGGGAACGAATCGCGCGCAGCTGATTTATGAATTGCCTCTCGCAGAGATTGTGTACGATATGTACGACCGCTTGAAGAGCGCGACCCGTGGCTATGGAACGATGGATTATGAAATCCTCGGCTTCCGATCGGCTGACCTGGTGAAGATGGACATCCTCGTCAAAAGCGAAAAAGTCGACGCGTTATCAACCATCGTACACCGTTCGCAGTCGGAACGCCGCGGTCGGGCACTGGTGAAACGCCTGAAGGAAGAGATCTCCAAGCATCAGTTTGAAATCCCGATCCAGGCCGCCATCGGCGGAAAGATCATCGCCCGCGAAACAATCAAAGCGCTGAAAAAGAACGTGACCGCGAAATGTTATGGCGGTGATATCACACGTAAGCGAAAATTGTGGGAAAAACAGAAAGAGGGCAAGAAGCGACTCAAGCAGTTCGGTCAGGTCGAAATTCCACAGAAAGCGTTTCTGGCCGTGCTCGACGCCACCAAGGACGAATAACCGGAGCAGCGTTCGGGTAGTTTATTCCACCTGCCCGGCAGTTTATTCGACTTGCTCAAGCAGTTCTTCCAGTTCTTTCGTGCAGGCTTTCATCGAGATGACGGCCTGCTCGAAGTTCGTATGCATAGAGGCTTCGGGCGCATCGATGGCTAACTGATCAGTCGCTTTGCGGAGCTTACTGATTTTTTTCCTCAGCATTTTCAGGTAAGCGGCGGGATCATCAACGCGTGTTTCCAAAGCCCGTGATGCATCGAACACAGCCCGGACAATGTGGCTCAACTCCGGGAAGTCTTCTACTTCTTCGCTGTGCTTGACAAACGTCCGCACCATCCAGGCATGCGACAGAATAATCTGGCTGCGTTCGACGGCCTGCTCTTTACTTAAAGACATCTCGCATCACTACCCTGAAACTCAACCGCGATTTTCAATGGCACGAGAAACAACACGCGGTATCGTATGTTCGTGCGCTACGCCTTGAAAATTAACGGTTCGCGGAATCAGTTGCAAGAGTCGGGATTGAAAGTCTCGGCCTGAAACAGTTTCCCGTTCAAATCGCCTGTGTGAAATCGTCGCCGTTGTAGTACTCATAAAACAGGCGGCCAATTTCGTCACTTAAGCGTGAGAGATATTCTTTCTTGAACTTGGAAAACGTAATTTCCGAGGTCGCCCGTGGTGCCCGCAGCGGATAGAACGAGGTGATTTCCTTGCTGTAAAGTTTCTCGCCTTCACCATCCTCATCCATTTCATAAACAGTGACCATCCCTTCCGCACGGCCGCGGTAGAGATCAGAACTGTTTTCCTCATACAGGCTGTATTTATGCAGCTCGACATGAATCACATAAGTCACGTCGAACGCTTCGCCAATTTCTTCTGGTTTGTCCCAGTCGGGATTCTCATCCAGCCAGGCACGAATCCGATCCGGATTCACGACTTTGACGCCGTGACTGTGCAGGCGGAATGTGGTGTACTTCGCCAGATCGTTGTGGATCCCGTCAAAATTATACTGCAGTTCAAGAGGGGCATAACAGACGATGGCAACCGTCACATCTTTACCCGTTAACGACTTCTGTGTCTGAGCATCGAAGTCGGGCTCGATCGAAGGGGGACCACCAATCAGATAACCGATGAGAATAAAATAATTACAGCCTGTCAGTGTCGTACAGAGTACACAAATCAGTGCCAGCTTTGTCATAGTCTGAAAAAACTGTTTCACTACAGATTGTTGATACGAAAAAATTGTCATCGTGTGATCCTTCACAACTCCGAAATTAGTTTCTGGTGATCTCAGCTACAGTCGCCTGCCATCAGATCTCAGATCGGATCGCCAGCATGATAATTATAGAAGAAGCGACCAATCTGGTCGGCAATCCGATCCAGATATTTTTTCCTGAAGACCGTTGCCGATTCCTGTTCGATCGATACGGGCATGTGGCTGGGAAACTCCGACGTGTATTCCACATCAAAGATTTCCAGCGCCCGTTTGATTTCGTCAACAGTATTGACTTCGTACGCCGAGATATGTCCGAATGCCTTGCCTCTTAACAGATTGGGGCTGTTTGGTTCGCGATAATCAAACTCGTCAATGTCGACATGGATGATATAGTCGACATCAAAGTTTTCAGCCAGTTCATCGACATCGTTCCAGACGCCGCCGTTATCATCCAGCCAGGTCGCGACTTCCCCGGTATCCATGACTTTAATATTTTCGCGGCGCAGCCGGTACGTTACCTGCTCCAGCAGATCATAATTCAACGACGGATAATCGGAGCGAATCGATTCCGGGGTCGAGCAGACGACCAGGACTTTTTTCTGATCTTCGATCAGATCGATTTTAGTCTGTTTGGTGAATTCGCAGGTTATCAGCGGGTCACCAAAGAACATTTTGCCCGCCATCACATACAGCGAACAGCCGCTGACACTGAATGAAACCAGCAGCAGTAATACGACGGCGCAGTACCGCTGGTGGAACCAGTTTTTGTGGTCGTTCGTCATAATATTTCGCATATTTCAGCCATCCTTGGCTTAAACCGCAGAGAGGTTTCGAGATTGGATCGTTTTGAAGGGACTGGTGATCTCGCCGGGAATCCAGCGAGATCATATGTTAAAAATTCAATCGAAATGCCCACTCGATGACTGTGATCGATACCAGACTACAGATCAACCAGAGCAGACAGGTTTCAGGTTGGGAGACCAGCCAGAGCCTGTGGCGATACACACTGATCCAGGACCAGGGAATCATCACCAGGCAGACTACTGCCAGCACCAGACCAGAAGTATTGGCCTCGGCAGACTGACGGATCTGACCTCGAACAAAATGTGTAAAGGAAGTTGTCATCCCACAACTGGGACAGGGAATGGAGAATCGAGTTTTTATAATGCAAGGTGCAAAAACAGGTTTTTGACGGGTACCAGATCCACCTGAATCCGGTGTCATTTGAGTGGCCACTCCAAAACCTGCGATGAGAAACAGACTCCAGACTATCAGCAGTAAACGCATCCTCCATCCGATGGAAATCCCCGGATGCAGCGTACGCAATGCTGACAGCAAAGAACTGTCTGTCGAATTAGCCGTAGGTTTTAAATTGGAATTCATATTGAGAAATGAGAGAAGCCGTTGTTTATCAGTTCTATTATTTTACTGCAAGACCATTTCAAAAAATAAGTCTTCCGTTCCGGCAGCCCGCCTGAGCTACTGCGGTCCGCTCCAGATCCCCTGATACACTTCGACCGCAGGACCTGTCATAAACACTTCATCTGTATCAGCCCACTCCAGACGTAAATCGCCACCCGGCAAGTGGATAAGTACATTTCTTTCAGACCGGCCAGTCAGCACTCCCGCGACTGCTGAGGCACAGGCGCCTGTGCCACAGGCCTGGGTTTCCCCCGAGCCTCGTTCCCAGACGCGCATCTTCAGCTCGGCTGGTGACACGACTTCAATGAACTCGGCGTTTACCCGCCTGGGGAATGCGGGATGGACTTCCACCTGGGGTCCAATGCCGTGCACCCAGTGATCATTCAATTCGTCAACGAAGGTAATGCAGTGTGGATTTCCCATGGAGACACAGGTCACTTTCAGTGTCTGCCCTCCCACTTCCAGCGGGGCGTTGACCGGGGGATCTCCCGGCAGTAACGTCGGAATCTCGGCGCTGTTCAGAATCGGTTTCCCCATGTTCACTCGCACCTGACCGACCTTCGATCCAGCCAGCTCCAGGTCGAGGCTGAGCACCCCCGCGCCGGTTTCAATTTTTAATGTCTGCTGCTTTGCGATGCCATGATCGTAGACATACTTGGCAACACAACGCACGCCGTTCCCACACATTTCCGACTCACTTCCATCCGCGTTAAACATCCGCATTTGAGCGTCTGCTTTTTCGGAAGGGCAGATCAGAATCAGTCCATCGGAACCGATACCCGTGTGGCGATCACTGACGGCAACCGCCAGACCAGCGATATCCTGTGGTAACGTCTCTTCGAAACAGTTGACGTAAACATAATCGTTGCCGGCCCCGTGCATCTTCGTAAATTTCATTGTCGGTCTTCTATTCTCAAAATAAATACAGTCAGTCTCTGCCTTGGTGCTCTGAGTTTGTTTTCCGGTTTATTCCGTGGACTTCAGTCCCAGAAAGATGCTGCGGCGGAGCGCATTGTCTCGACCGGAGAACTCATCTTCGTTGCCGGGCAGGATATTTTCCAGTGTGGTCGCCATCATATGAAATTTGGCGTCGATGTCATCTGCATAGTGTACCAGTAATGCTTCCGGTGTATGCGGGGCAATCGGCGAACCCCACTCCGGTAAATTCTGATGCGATACAATCATGTGTTCCAGTCGCAGTAAGGTCTCCGGGTTAAGATCCTCAATCCGAGCGGCATGTTCGCGGACCAGATCCCGGCCCAGCAGGATATGCCCGATCAGTCGCCCAGCAGGTGTATAGCGGGAGCCATGCGGACGATATTCCAGTTCGGTCAGTTTACCGATATCGTGCAGAATCGCACCGGCGATAACCAGAGATTTATTCAAAGCAGGCTGCATCTGTTGATAATAGCCCAGGTATTTGTCAGCCAGAAAACAGGCGGTCTTCGTTACCGATAACACGTGCTCCAGATATCCACCTGTGAAGGCGTGATGATTTTTACTGGCGGCGGCTATGGTTTTGATCTGATCCTCATACTGCGCCAGAATCTCCAGCACCAGTTTCTGCAGCGGGATCTCCGTGATCTGCTCCCGTGCAATTCCCGTCAGCTCAGCGAACATGTCTTCACTCGCAAAACGGGAACGCGAATAATACAGCCCCGGATCAAAGCCATCTGCAGTATCATCCGCATTGACAGGCCGGATCCGATCGATGTCCAGTTGGGGGCCATATTTGCTTTCAGCATAGCGGGCACGGACTTTGTAAAATTCTCCCTCAGCCCATTTGGCTTCGCAATCCTCGAACCAGGGAGTGTCGCTCCAGACCATGGCCGTCGCAGTGAGTGCATGATCGCGAAACTGGACACGAAAATACGGCTTTCCATCCCGGGTTGTCGCGCGTTCGCGGGAAACCAGTAACACGAAGCTGTCAGCGAACTGACCGGGTTCCATTTCGCTCAACAGCATTAATGGGTGAGATTGATTCATGCAGAAATCCTCTGGCAAACGAGTCCGAAAATGATACCGTTCATTATTTTAGGCTAGACCCCGGTAGAGTGCAAAACAGTCTGTTCACCAACAGGCAGTAATTCAGGACAAAACAGTCCACTTAATCCTGAGGACCATGCCCCCTGATTATCCCCCGGGATTATCCCCCGGTTTGAGGGAAAATCCCCCGGTAACGGCTGGATTTACCGTAGAATAAAGTGATATAATGCCGTTACTTACAAAAAAGCGTAAGATTCAATCGCTCCCATCAAAAATGCATCTCGGAAAAGATGGCGTTCCTGCTATAATATCAGGAGCGAAAATAAGGTGCATTGGCTCACGGATTTCTGGAGCATTTTTGAGATCCGGGACCTTTTTCGACGATTTCAAATATTCAAAGGTAAAGTTACCCAACTATTTTTTAAAACTGGAGACTTATTTCCATGGCTGTCACAATTACTGAAAATGCTTCCAAAGAACTGAAGCGATATATGGAAGACCAGAAGGTCGCTGAAGGTTCTATGTTAAGAATCGGAATCTCTTCTGGTGGTTGTAGTGGATTCCAATATGATTTCCGCTTCGTAGATGACGTGGATGAAGAAAAAGATAACCTTTCCGAACAACACGGGATCAAAGTCGTCGTCGACAAAAAAAGCGATCTCTATCTGGACGGCACCACTCTGGACTACTACGAAAGCCTCGAAAAACGCGGTTTTACATTCGACAACCCCAACGCGGTCAAATCCTGTGGTTGCGGCAGCAGTTTCTCTGCCTGAGACGGCTACCCCCTCAGCGACAGAGAATCGCGATTGATTGAGACATGGAAAGATTTTGCCGAGGAGCAGATAATGCTCCTCGGTTTTCTTTGTTTTACGGCCGCGCCTGTTTACAGTAATAAGTGATGCGAGCCTCGTTCCCAGAGAACTGGTTACGGAGAATGGGTCAACAGGGAATCAATCCGTCTCAGCGACGTAAAGATATCACTGCAGAGTCACTTGTGTGGAACGCAGAGTGATGCCTTGCAGACAGCTCCCCATCAGCGTGTCTACTTTCGGTAGAGAATTCTGTCGGCATCGGTTTGCAGTTGCAGCAGAAGTCTCTCTGAAGTGCAATTCAGATTATTATTAACGGAACAACAGACTTAAGGAAGTAAAACCATGAAGCTGGAAGGGCGAAATGCGCTCGTAACAGGGGCCTCCCGGGGAATCGGGCGGGGTTGTGCAATAGAAATGGCCAAAGCAGGGGCCAACGTCGCCATCAACTATCGCTCTCACCCTGAAGAAGCGGAAGAAGCGGCTGAAGAAGCACGTTCGTACGGCGTAAAGGCCATCACGATTCAGGCCGATGTCTCCGACCAGAAATCGGTAGAGGCCGCGGTCGCGAAAGTAGCTGAAGAATTTGGCAGTCTGGATCTGTTTGTTTCTAATTCTGCTTACAGTGATCGTGAGCTGATTCTGGAAGCAGACATGGAAGGCTTCCGGCGAACCATCGATGTCACCATGTGGGGTGCCTTCTTTGGTGTGCGTGCCGCAGCTGGCCAGATGAAAAAACAAGGTAATGGCGGTTCCATCGTAGTCATCAGTTCGCCTCACGCGGTCATCGCCATTCCGACTTCCGCGGCTTACAACATGGCCAAAGCAGCCATCGATCATATGGCACGAACTGCTGCCATCGAATTTGCACAGTATAAGATTCGCGTCAACACCGTACATCCCGGTTGGATTGATACCCCCGGGGAACGAAAATTCTTCACCGATGAGCAGCTACAGGCTGGTGCAGAAAATATTCCCTGGAAACGCCTGGGAATGCCTAATGAAGTCGGCAAGCTGGTCACCTTTCTTTCCAGCTCCGATGCAGATTACATGACGGGTGGCACATCGACGATCGATGGTGGGATCAGCCTGCCCTGGTGGTCAAACCGTTCTGAGGGAGGCCAGTAACCCCCCGCAAACGGACTCACATGCCAACCTGATTTCCTGCCGGAGCAGAATCTCTCAACTCCTTATTTCATAAAGACTTCAGGTTGGTCTAGTCCTTTTATCCACCATCAGATACACTATGAGACACCAACGCTGGAGCCTGGGTCTGCGATAAATTTTCGTCTACGCTTCTGATTTGGTCGGGTTACCACTAAGATCAGCCCCTGAAAAGCGAACACCCCAGATACGTTGAACAGCAAAGGTATTCCCTGAGGATCCTGAAA
The sequence above is a segment of the Gimesia algae genome. Coding sequences within it:
- a CDS encoding amidohydrolase, whose amino-acid sequence is MSLSKEQAVERSQIILSHAWMVRTFVKHSEEVEDFPELSHIVRAVFDASRALETRVDDPAAYLKMLRKKISKLRKATDQLAIDAPEASMHTNFEQAVISMKACTKELEELLEQVE
- a CDS encoding SDR family NAD(P)-dependent oxidoreductase; this encodes MKLEGRNALVTGASRGIGRGCAIEMAKAGANVAINYRSHPEEAEEAAEEARSYGVKAITIQADVSDQKSVEAAVAKVAEEFGSLDLFVSNSAYSDRELILEADMEGFRRTIDVTMWGAFFGVRAAAGQMKKQGNGGSIVVISSPHAVIAIPTSAAYNMAKAAIDHMARTAAIEFAQYKIRVNTVHPGWIDTPGERKFFTDEQLQAGAENIPWKRLGMPNEVGKLVTFLSSSDADYMTGGTSTIDGGISLPWWSNRSEGGQ
- a CDS encoding HesB/IscA family protein, with the translated sequence MAVTITENASKELKRYMEDQKVAEGSMLRIGISSGGCSGFQYDFRFVDDVDEEKDNLSEQHGIKVVVDKKSDLYLDGTTLDYYESLEKRGFTFDNPNAVKSCGCGSSFSA
- a CDS encoding DUF2752 domain-containing protein — encoded protein: MNSNLKPTANSTDSSLLSALRTLHPGISIGWRMRLLLIVWSLFLIAGFGVATQMTPDSGGSGTRQKPVFAPCIIKTRFSIPCPSCGMTTSFTHFVRGQIRQSAEANTSGLVLAVVCLVMIPWSWISVYRHRLWLVSQPETCLLWLICSLVSITVIEWAFRLNF
- a CDS encoding 3'-5' exoribonuclease YhaM family protein, which translates into the protein MNQSHPLMLLSEMEPGQFADSFVLLVSRERATTRDGKPYFRVQFRDHALTATAMVWSDTPWFEDCEAKWAEGEFYKVRARYAESKYGPQLDIDRIRPVNADDTADGFDPGLYYSRSRFASEDMFAELTGIAREQITEIPLQKLVLEILAQYEDQIKTIAAASKNHHAFTGGYLEHVLSVTKTACFLADKYLGYYQQMQPALNKSLVIAGAILHDIGKLTELEYRPHGSRYTPAGRLIGHILLGRDLVREHAARIEDLNPETLLRLEHMIVSHQNLPEWGSPIAPHTPEALLVHYADDIDAKFHMMATTLENILPGNEDEFSGRDNALRRSIFLGLKSTE
- the lepA gene encoding translation elongation factor 4, whose amino-acid sequence is MATEPRLIRNFSIVAHIDHGKSTLADQLLLQTGAITQREFKAQILDDLQIEKERGITVKARTVVIYYEYKGEKYELNLIDTPGHVDFHYEVSRSLAACEGALLLVDAFQGVQAQTVANAYASINANLTIIPVVNKIDLPVTRIDEVLEEVETVIGLDPSDALMVSAKTGIGVKEVLDAIVERIPPPDGLADGPLKALVFDSKYDHYRGVVTYVRVVQGTIEKGQTVVLMRGGTKLDIIDIGQFTPHMKAVKSLGPGQVGYLVSGAKELDNVHVGDTIANPRNLPEAPLPGYQKPQQMVFCGMYPIEATDFEKLRDELSKLSLNDASFSFVPETSDALGFGFRCGFLGMLHMEIIQQRLEQEFNIDLLQTAPNVTYQILEQNGNIVLIDNPQDVPDASRIKEFREPVVLVTFILPAENIGTMMQLCADRRGIYKNTEYLGTNRAQLIYELPLAEIVYDMYDRLKSATRGYGTMDYEILGFRSADLVKMDILVKSEKVDALSTIVHRSQSERRGRALVKRLKEEISKHQFEIPIQAAIGGKIIARETIKALKKNVTAKCYGGDITRKRKLWEKQKEGKKRLKQFGQVEIPQKAFLAVLDATKDE
- the dapF gene encoding diaminopimelate epimerase: MKFTKMHGAGNDYVYVNCFEETLPQDIAGLAVAVSDRHTGIGSDGLILICPSEKADAQMRMFNADGSESEMCGNGVRCVAKYVYDHGIAKQQTLKIETGAGVLSLDLELAGSKVGQVRVNMGKPILNSAEIPTLLPGDPPVNAPLEVGGQTLKVTCVSMGNPHCITFVDELNDHWVHGIGPQVEVHPAFPRRVNAEFIEVVSPAELKMRVWERGSGETQACGTGACASAVAGVLTGRSERNVLIHLPGGDLRLEWADTDEVFMTGPAVEVYQGIWSGPQ